The genomic interval TTGGCAAGCCAGCCGTACATACCAAACAGGAATGCTTCACGACCGTACAGATCCATGAAAATACCGCCGCCGCCAATCAGCAGCAAATCCAGCTTGCGGATGATCGAACGGTTCTTCCGCATCGTGCCCAGCATCGTCGTCAGCGAACTCTTGTTTTTGTAATAAAGCTTGACCGACTGCACCCCATACTTCGCTGCTGTCTGTTCCGGTTGATTGGAAAAGACGATCATCTCATCCCGGCTGACGTGGTGGGTGGCTTCCAGCTGCAGTAAAATCCCCTCAAGAATTGCCTCGTCACCCTGGTTATTATTTCCATAATTGCCTACAATCCCGATTGCCATCTATATTCAATCCTTCTCATCATTTTCACTAGGCTTATACGTCGTAATCCATTCTTTCATTTTAACACGAAACGCGCTGGATAAGAAATAAACATCCCCGTTTCCGCTAGAAAAACTTGGCTTTCCACAAGATTTTTCATTTTACTCATTCAACTTTCGAAGCGTGAAGTGAACACATAAAACTAGAAGGAGTGAAGAAAGTGGATATGTACTACGCTGGTTGACTTTTTGGGTGAATGGTTCGTTGTTTTATCATCATATTTGAAATATAATGCGCGTCACTTTGTATAAATGTTAAACCACCGCTGCGGAAATACACTACGCTTTCCGTGGGCAGCTGATGAGCCTCCTCGTGCTGGGTGCTCGTCGTGTTGGAAGTGATTTCAGTGATGCAGCACTCCTCGCAACTCGTAGCTTATTCGGTAGAGGTAATGCTCGTTGCACTGCGGGGTCTCATTTAGGCTTTTGCTTCGACGAACACGACGGTCTAGTGTCGGCGTTGGTCACAGGACGTGACCGAATCTAGCCGACCCACAGGAGTCTCCGTGTATTTCCTCCGCTGTTTTTATTGATTGAAGCAGGAATCGTGACAGAAAAACGAGTAGCACCACTTCACTAGTCCGGGTGAGCGGAGGGCGGTGACTCCTGCGGGAACAGCACGTGTCCGAAGACCCCGCAGGAAGCGGTTTTCTTCCGAGGAGGCTGAGGCCGTGCCCGCGGAAAGCATCCGCCCAGAGCGATCCCGGACGGTGGACGAAAAGTCGGCCGGATTATAGGAAATATTTGAATAATTACGACGCATTATATATCTTTTATGTACAAAAATAACCGTTCAGCATACAACTTTTATATTGATCAAGGTTGCAGGGGAACAGTTAGATGTGTTTTGAGTTTACCTCAGTTAGCCAACGGAGAAATTCGAAGTGTCATTTTTACCGGATGTCGTAAATAATCATGCTAACTACCTATATTCATGTTATAATGAACGATGTGATTACTATAACTAAGGAGTAACGAATAGTCATGCAATTGCTCAAAAAAAATCGAAACCAATCGAAAAATAATCGTGCACTTAAAAGATATTATAAAATGCTTGATAAAATAAATCGACTCGAAAAAGATGTCGAACACTTGACGGATGACGCACTGCAGGAAAAAACGAACGAGTTCCGAAACCGACTGCAGCAGAAAGAAACGATTTATGATTTGGCGCCGGAAGCATTTGCGGTCGTGCGGGAGACATCCCGGCGTGTGCTCGGCCTGCGTCATTATGATGTGCAAATCATTGGCGGGCTTGTCCTGCTTGATAATAACATTTCCGAGATGGCTACAGGGGAAGGAAAAACCCTTGTCGCGTCCTTACCGACCTATCTTGTCGCCCTGGAAGGCAAAGGGGTACACATTATTACCGTCAACGAATATCTTGCCCGCCGTGACAAAGAATTGATTGGCCAAATCCATGAATTTCTCGGTCTGAATGTCGGGTTGAATGTCGGCGGATTGAGCCCTGCCGAGAAACAAGCAGCCTATCATTGTGACATCACATATGGTGTCGGCAATGAATTCGGTTTTGACTTTTTGCGGGATAACACCGTGCAGGCGCTATCGCAAAAAGTGCAGCGCCCGTTTCATTATGCCATTATCGATGAGGTCGACAGTGTACTGATTGATGAGGCGAAAACACCGTTGATTATTGCCGGCAAGGATAAGCCGAGCGACCGGCTGTATGATGTCTGTGCCCGTGTGATTAAAGGATTGAAAGAGGATGAGGATTTCACCTTTGACCTCGAGTTGAAAACGGTCAATTTCACGGAAAAAGGGATGAGTCGTTGCGAAAAAGTTTTCGGTATTGATAACTTATTCGACTTGGAACACAGCTCTCTTTTCCATTCACTACTGCAGGCACTCCGGGCGCGCATGCTGTTTGAACGCGACGTTGATTATATTGTCGAACAAGGGGAAGTGAAACTGATCGACATGAATACCGGCCGTGTGATGGAAGGTCGCAGTCTCAGTGACGGACTGCATCAGGCGATTGAGTCAAAAGAAGGACTCGTCAACACGGAAGAAAATAAAACCCATGCCTCTATCACCGTGCAGAATTACTACCGGATGTATCCGAAACTTGCCGGTATGACCGGTACCGCGAAAACGGAGGAAACCGAGCTGAACAAAGTTTATGGTATGCAAGTTGTCAGCATCCCGACGAACAAGCCGAACCAGCGCGTCGACATGCCGGATATGGTGTTTATGACGAAAGAACAGAAATATGAACAGCTTGTCAAGGAAGTGCGGAAGCGTCATGACAAAGGACAGCCGATTTTAATCGGAACAACCTCTGTCCGCCAGTCCGAGCTCGTAGCCGAATACTTGGACAAGCAGCACATTCAATATGAATTGCTGAACGCGAAAAGTGTCGAACAGGAAGCCCACCTCATCGCCATGGCTGGGCAAAAGGGACAAATTACGATTGCCACGAATATGGCCGGGCGCGGTACCGACATTATGCTCGGGGAAGGCGTTGCTGAGCTCGGCGGCCTGCACGTCATCGGCACAGAGCGTAACGAAAGCCGCCGCATTGACAACCAGCTGAAAGGACGCTCCGCACGTCAGGGAGATCCGGGCTCGACGCAGTTTATTATCTCACTGGAAGATTACCTGTTCATCCGGTTTGCTTCCGATGAATTGGAACGTGTTAAGCCGAAGCTGAAAGAGGGCAAAAACGGGCTCATTAAATCCGACAACGTCCATAAATTTGTCGATACAGCACAGAAAATTAGCGAAGGCATGGGCTATCAATTCCGTGAATTCAATTTGAACTTGGAAGACGTCATCAATGATCAGCGCAAAGTCACCTATGAGCTCAGGGACCACCTACTGGAAGCCGACAACCCAATCGCCTTTATCACCCGGCAAATTGCTGATTTACCTGATCAATTCGTCGATAGCTATTGCCAGTCGGACGTACCGAATGACTGGGACTTAGCCGGAATGGAGCAGGCACTGAATGCCATTTTGCTTACAGAAGTCACATTCGGTGAAACAGAATTTGAAACGGTGGATGAGATCAAAGCCTATATCCAGCCAGCCGTCGATGGGCACAAAGAGCAGCTTCAGTCATTGGAAGAAAACGAGCAACTGCAAAAAGCAAGTCGTGCACAAGGGTTGTTTGTCATCGATACAGTGTGGAAAAAGCACTTGGACCGAATGAACCAGCTCAAAGAAGGCATTGGCATGCGGCAATACCAGCAAGAAAATCCGCTCGATCTCTTTAAAAAAGAAGGCTACCGGCTTTTCGAGGAATCCTATCACGAAATAACGTACCAGTTTGCATCCCGTTTAAAACAGCTGATCGAGAAAGTGCGGGAACAGCAAAAAGCAGATACCAAAGCGAGAAAGGAAGATTAAATGTTTGGCTTTGCGAAAAAGAAAAAGAACGATACAAATGAGGCAGTCGACGCTAACGAATACTTGGAATCTGCCCCGGAAGCAGACGATCAGGACAGCTTGGAAACCGAATTATCCATACCGAACGACTGGAACGTTCCTAATGAAGACCGTTACGTGTACGCGTTCCATAATAATGAAAGCCCAAAACTCAAGCAAAACCAGATTTCCATCTATGGTATGGAACTATCCAAGCTGAAAAACAACAGCTTCGTCGCGACCGGACTGATCCGTAATACCGTCCAAAAGTCCATCAAATTTGGACCAACAACCATTTTATTGCTCGGTCCTGATAAGGAGGTCATCGCCAAGAAAGAATTTGACCTCAGCCGGCTCGGCGACATCCCGGCAAATGGTGCACGCCCGTGGAAGTTCACCTTCCCGACGCAGGATATTGTAAAGGATATGGACACACCACACGAATGGTCACTAGCCTTCGAACTAAAG from Lentibacillus cibarius carries:
- the secA2 gene encoding accessory Sec system translocase SecA2; the encoded protein is MQLLKKNRNQSKNNRALKRYYKMLDKINRLEKDVEHLTDDALQEKTNEFRNRLQQKETIYDLAPEAFAVVRETSRRVLGLRHYDVQIIGGLVLLDNNISEMATGEGKTLVASLPTYLVALEGKGVHIITVNEYLARRDKELIGQIHEFLGLNVGLNVGGLSPAEKQAAYHCDITYGVGNEFGFDFLRDNTVQALSQKVQRPFHYAIIDEVDSVLIDEAKTPLIIAGKDKPSDRLYDVCARVIKGLKEDEDFTFDLELKTVNFTEKGMSRCEKVFGIDNLFDLEHSSLFHSLLQALRARMLFERDVDYIVEQGEVKLIDMNTGRVMEGRSLSDGLHQAIESKEGLVNTEENKTHASITVQNYYRMYPKLAGMTGTAKTEETELNKVYGMQVVSIPTNKPNQRVDMPDMVFMTKEQKYEQLVKEVRKRHDKGQPILIGTTSVRQSELVAEYLDKQHIQYELLNAKSVEQEAHLIAMAGQKGQITIATNMAGRGTDIMLGEGVAELGGLHVIGTERNESRRIDNQLKGRSARQGDPGSTQFIISLEDYLFIRFASDELERVKPKLKEGKNGLIKSDNVHKFVDTAQKISEGMGYQFREFNLNLEDVINDQRKVTYELRDHLLEADNPIAFITRQIADLPDQFVDSYCQSDVPNDWDLAGMEQALNAILLTEVTFGETEFETVDEIKAYIQPAVDGHKEQLQSLEENEQLQKASRAQGLFVIDTVWKKHLDRMNQLKEGIGMRQYQQENPLDLFKKEGYRLFEESYHEITYQFASRLKQLIEKVREQQKADTKARKED
- a CDS encoding accessory Sec system S-layer assembly protein: MFGFAKKKKNDTNEAVDANEYLESAPEADDQDSLETELSIPNDWNVPNEDRYVYAFHNNESPKLKQNQISIYGMELSKLKNNSFVATGLIRNTVQKSIKFGPTTILLLGPDKEVIAKKEFDLSRLGDIPANGARPWKFTFPTQDIVKDMDTPHEWSLAFELKKKHRLDLEESWEQSIADETKANLEKIVQNAQPLKPGEMNFMGLSAKRQDDGGLAVTILIRNGSDKNVNLEQVPLGFKDASDEEIARGSFKLGNFTIKSNTSKPWTFIFPASMIKQEEIDLSRWKVYPIQ